In one window of Haliaeetus albicilla chromosome W, bHalAlb1.1, whole genome shotgun sequence DNA:
- the LOC138683311 gene encoding transmembrane protein 267-like, producing the protein MVFAMASETEKAHALLQTFSTASVISSLGLGIFCFVADRLLQFSFIQQNDWLRAFSDNAVHGILGMWSWAIVIGLRKKSDCTEVTLAGFLASIIDVDYFFLAGSLSLKAALTLPLRPLLHCSTVIPVAALTLKFIMHLFRLKDSWCFLPWMLFISWTSHHVRDGIHHGLWICPFGKTPPLPYWLYVAITASLPHLCSFIMYLTGTRELMSTKHGIRIDV; encoded by the exons ATGGTTTTTGCCATGGCATCTGAGACTGAAAAGGCCCATGCTCTTCTCCAAACTTTCAGCACAGCTTCAGTTATTTCTAGTCTAGGTTTGGGAATATTCTGCTTTGTAGCAGACAGACTTCTGCAGTTTTCCTTCATTCAGCAAAATGACTGGCTCCGAGCCTTCTCTGATAATGCAGTGCATGGTATACTAGGAATGTGGTCCTGGGCAATAGTGATTGGACTCAGGAAGAAAAGTGATTGCACTGAAGTCACTCTGGCTGGCTTCCTTGCCTCTATCATTGATGTGGACTACTTCTTTCTTGCTGGCTCCCTGTCATTAAAG gctGCTCTGACTCTTCCACTGAGACCACTTCTTCATTGTTCTACTGTGATTCCTGTTGCGGCTCTGACATTAAAGTTTATTATGCACCTTTTCAGGCTTAAGGACTCATGGTGCTTTCTTCCCTGGATGTTGTTCATATCCTGGACTTCTCATCATGTCCGTGATGGGATTCATCATGGCCTCTGGATCTGCCCATTTGGAAAAACTCCTCCTTTGCCATATTGGCTGTATGTGGCAATTACAGCATCTTTACCTCATCTATGTTCATTTATTATGTATTTAACAGGCACTAGAGAATTAATGTCTACAAAACATGGAATCCGCATTGATGTATAA